The Falco rusticolus isolate bFalRus1 chromosome 5, bFalRus1.pri, whole genome shotgun sequence genome has a segment encoding these proteins:
- the SSBP1 gene encoding single-stranded DNA-binding protein, mitochondrial isoform X1 codes for MLRRPAWQVLRQFVRHESDSVGSLVLERSMNRVQLLGRVGQDPIMRQVEGKNPVTIFSLATNEIWRTSESEVTQGGDVSQKTTWHRISVFRPGLRDVTYQYVRKGARLYVEGKIDYGEYTDKNNVRRQATTIIAVSRCFRNY; via the exons GTGCTTCGCCAGTTTGTAAGACATGAGTCTGATTCAGTTGGCTCATTGGTACTTGAAAGAT CCATGAATCGTGTTCAGTTGCTTGGCCGGGTTGGACAGGACCCTATCATGAGgcaagtggaaggaaaaaatcccGTTACCATATTTTCTCTTGCAACCAATGAAATATGGCGAACATCGGAAAGTGAGGTAACCCAGGGAG GTGATGTCAGTCAGAAGACGACGTGGCACAGGATCTCTGTCTTTAGACCAGGCCTCAGGGATGTTACGTATCAATATGTGAGGAAGGG TGCTCGACTCTATGTTGAAGGGAAGATAGACTATGGTGAATATACAGATAAAAACAATGTGAGGCGGCAGGCCACAACAATTATAGCAG TCTCAAGATGCTTCAGAAATTACTGA
- the SSBP1 gene encoding single-stranded DNA-binding protein, mitochondrial isoform X2, whose product MLRRPAWQVLRQFVRHESDSVGSLVLERSMNRVQLLGRVGQDPIMRQVEGKNPVTIFSLATNEIWRTSESEVTQGGDVSQKTTWHRISVFRPGLRDVTYQYVRKGARLYVEGKIDYGEYTDKNNVRRQATTIIADNVIFLSDGGTKEKV is encoded by the exons GTGCTTCGCCAGTTTGTAAGACATGAGTCTGATTCAGTTGGCTCATTGGTACTTGAAAGAT CCATGAATCGTGTTCAGTTGCTTGGCCGGGTTGGACAGGACCCTATCATGAGgcaagtggaaggaaaaaatcccGTTACCATATTTTCTCTTGCAACCAATGAAATATGGCGAACATCGGAAAGTGAGGTAACCCAGGGAG GTGATGTCAGTCAGAAGACGACGTGGCACAGGATCTCTGTCTTTAGACCAGGCCTCAGGGATGTTACGTATCAATATGTGAGGAAGGG TGCTCGACTCTATGTTGAAGGGAAGATAGACTATGGTGAATATACAGATAAAAACAATGTGAGGCGGCAGGCCACAACAATTATAGCAG ataatgtaatttttctgaGTGATGGtggtacaaaagaaaaagtgtga